One window of the Dromaius novaehollandiae isolate bDroNov1 chromosome 25, bDroNov1.hap1, whole genome shotgun sequence genome contains the following:
- the PEX11G gene encoding peroxisomal membrane protein 11C, with amino-acid sequence MAADALGGLVAVLESYRGRDRVVRALGYGCQLAGGALAAARAAPAGLPGSLLAVSAQLNHCRTVLRLFDDFAMLHYSRGYGLGPKDEDAVVRWLSVLANAADQLYYPCEHVAWAADAGVVGASSPRWWALSTGLWAFSLLLGLTRSLRILLQLRRKLRQHKGKSSPPCQKEMRAQVKAEVLSIVSNLADLSNAIHWLPPGFLWAGWFPPWLVGLFGTVSSLIGIYQASAGGNSGAV; translated from the exons ATGGCGGCGGATGCGCTCGGTGGCCTGGTGGCCGTGCTGGAGTCCTACCGCGGCCGCGACCGGGTG GTCCGCGCGCTGGGCTATGGCTGCCAGCTGGCCGgcggggcgctggcggcggcgcgggccgcgccggcggggctgcccgggaGCCTGCTGGCCGTGTCGGCCCAGCTGAACCACTGCCGCACCGTGCTGCGCCTCTTCGACGACTTCGCCATGCTCCACTACAGCCGCGGCTACGGGCTGGGGCCcaag GACGAGGACGCCGTGGTGCGCTGGCTCTCGGTGCTCGCCAACGCGGCCGACCAGCTGTACTACCCCTGCGAGCACGTGGCGTGGGCCGCCGACGCCGGCGTGGTTGGCGCCAGCTCGCCCAGGTGGTGGGCTCTGAGCACGGGGCTCTGGgccttctccctgctgctgggcctCACGCG GTCCCTGAGAATCCTGTTGCAGTTGAGAAGGAAGCTGAGGCAGCACAAGGG TAAATCTTCGCCTCCATGTCAAAAGGAAATGAGAGCCCAAGTGAAGGCTGAAGTTTTGAGCATCGTTAGTAACTTGGCAGATCTCTCCAATGCCATCCATTGGCTGCCCCCAGGATTTCTATGGGCTGGATGGTTTCCTCCGTGGTTAGTAGGTCTCTTTGGGACCGTATCTTCCCTGATTGGTATCTACCAGGCATCTGCAGGGGGAAATTCTGGGGCTGTATGA
- the LOC112986610 gene encoding ectoderm-neural cortex protein 1-like translates to MSVSSHENRKSRSSSGSMNIQLFHKPGHADSLLTQLDLLRRRRLFTDVVLRAGSRAFPCHRAVLAACSRYFDAMFSGGLKESRDAEVNFHDSLHPEVLELLLDYAYSARVLINEENAESLLEAGDMLQFQDVRDASADFLEKNLCPGNCLNMLLLSDAHCCERLLELSWRMALANFTSLCKTEDFLRLPKDKLLELVESEELEVEDETLVYEAVIGWIRYDLPQRHEDLPELLRSVRLALLPESYLRKQVACEKLVTSHKLGEEIVADAVRCKMKILQNDGLVTGCCARPRKVSQALLLLGGQTFMCDKIYVLDHKTSEIIPRADIPSPRKECSACAIGCKVYITGGKGSENGASKDVWVYDTLHDEWAKAAPMLVARFGHGSAELDHCLYVVGGHTAVSGAFPASPSVSLKQVEHYDPQLDKWSLVAPLREGVSNAAVVGAQMKLFVFGGTSANQEKLPKVQCFDPCQNRWTVAASCPQPWRYTAAAVVGSHVVVIGGDTEFSASSAYRFHSDSYQWSKFGDVTAKRISCRAVTSGNRLYVVGGYCGAQRCKTLDCYDPSSETWSSVTTVPYSLIPTAFVSTWKYLSA, encoded by the coding sequence ATGTCCGTGAGCAGCCACGAGAACCGGAAATCGCGCTCGAGCTCGGGCTCCATGAACATCCAGCTCTTCCACAAGCCGGGCCACGCCGACAGCCTCCTCACCCAGCTGGACCTGCTGCGCCGGCGGCGCCTCTTCACCGACGTGGTGCTGCGGGCCGGCAGCCGGGCCTTCCCCTGCCACCGCGCCGTGCTGGCCGCCTGCAGCCGCTACTTCGACGCCATGTTCAGTGGGGGCCTGAAGGAGAGCCGGGACGCCGAGGTGAACTTCCACGACTCCCTGCACCCcgaggtgctggagctgctgctggactACGCCTACTCGGCCCGGGTGCTGATTAACGAGGAGAACGCCGAGTCCTTGCTGGAGGCCGGAGATATGTTGCAGTTCCAGGACGTTCGGGATGCTTCGGCCGACTTCCTGGAGAAGAACCTCTGCCCTGGCAACTGCCTcaacatgctgctgctgtccGATGCCCACTGCTGTGAAAGGCTGCTGGAGCTCTCCTGGCGAATGGCACTAGCCAACTTCACCTCCCTCTGCAAGACCGAAGACTTCCTCCGGCTGCCCAAGGACAAGCTGCTCGAGCTGGTGGAAAGCGAAGAGCTGGAGGTAGAGGACGAGACCCTGGTCTATGAAGCTGTTATAGGCTGGATCCGGTACGATTTGCCCCAACGACATGAAGATCTGCCGGAGCTGCTGCGCTCTGTCCGCCTGGCCCTCCTGCCCGAGTCCTACCTGCGGAAGCAAGTGGCCTGCGAGAAGCTGGTGACCAGCCACAAGCTGGGGGAGGAGATCGTGGCTGACGCGGTGCGGTGCAAAATGAAGATCCTGCAGAACGACGGGCTCGTGACGGGATGCTGCGCCCGGCCCCGGAAGGTCAgccaggccctgctgctgctcggggGCCAGACGTTCATGTGCGACAAGATTTACGTGCTGGACCACAAAACCAGCGAGATCATTCCTCGTGCTGACATCCCAAGCCCTCGCAAAGAGTGCAGCGCCTGCGCAATCGGGTGCAAGGTGTACATCACGGGTGGCAAAGGCTCCGAGAACGGGGCCTCCAAAGACGTCTGGGTTTATGACACCCTCCACGACGAGTGGGCAAAAGCTGCTCCAATGCTGGTGGCACGGTTTGGCCACGGCTCTGCCGAACTGGACCACTGTCTCTACGTGGTCGGGGGGCACACGGCAGTGAGCGGGGCCTTCCCGGCCTCCCCCTCCGTCTCTCTCAAGCAAGTCGAACACTATGACCCGCAGCTGGACAAGTGGTCCTTGGTGGCCCCTCTCCGAGAGGGCGTCAGCAACGCTGCCGTGGTGGGAGCCCAGATGAAGCTGTTTGTGTTCGGTGGCACCAGCGCCAACCAGGAGAAGCTGCCCAAGGTGCAGTGCTTTGACCCCTGCCAGAACCGCTGGACGGTGGCtgccagctgcccccagccctggcgcTACACGGCTGCCGCCGTGGTGGGCAGCCACGTCGTCGTGATCGGGGGCGACACGGAGTTCTCCGCTAGCTCCGCTTACCGTTTCCACAGCGACAGCTACCAGTGGTCCAAGTTTGGGGACGTGACTGCCAAGCGCATCAGCTGCCGCGCTGTTACGTCAGGCAACAGACTGTACGTGGTGGGGGGCTACTGCGGGGCTCAGCGCTGCAAAACACTGGACTGCTACGACCCATCATCCGAGACCTGGAGCAGCGTCACGACGGTGCCTTATTCCCTCATCCCCACGGCCTTCGTCAGCACCTGGAAGTACCTGTCTGCCTGA